CCAACTTCCAAAAAATTATATGTGGTCAATAGAATTCTATAAGCAATAATGGAAAGAAAAGCATTTTTTAGAATATAAACAACTATGCTTCCTTCTGCTGGAACATCCCCCTCACTAAGTCGCTTGTCAAGAATGGCTCCAATACTTTGTGTAATAAACAACAAAATAATTATTATTATCAGTATCATTTCAATCATAAAAAATTATTTAATTGGATTTACAGTGAATTTTATTCCAATAATTGTATTGAAACCGATTCTTCTTTCTTCTATTTTTGTACTTAAGCCATGTGTATTCCTACTCGGTCCCATAATACCATGTGCCTGTCCTATCATTGACCCTAAATTAGCTCCAACTTCATAGCTTAACGTTTCTCCCATTCGATTTAGTGGACCACTAAAATTAAGTTCAGATCCACCACCCAATCCATTTTTTGCCTTCTGCAAATACATTCATTTGTATATTAGAAGCACTTATGCCATTCGCTCCATTTGCTAAACTCAAATTTAATAATTCTACATTCCCTCCGACCTGAACATCCGTTTTACCCAACGAAAACCCTAACTGAGGCCCAATGCTGAATTCCAAACCAACATCATAGCCCATATACTCACTTAACTTTTCTCCAAATCTGACGCTTCTGCTTCCCCCGATTTCCACACCCGGCAGTTCATTGGAAGTAGTACCGTCATTATTGCCCCGCACATAGTTACCAAGCGCATCAACACCTTCAATTGTGTTGCCTTCGTTCCACCATCTGGTATTATTTTCATCTACATGGGCTGTTACATCTTCATCTCGCCATTGCGCCTCTCCTGTTATTTCGTTCACATACCAAGGCTTTCTACCATCGGGGTCTGTATGTTTCAGGGGGTTGTTATATGTGTAATTATACCCGTTCCAAGCATAAAACTTCTCCGCCAAAGGATCCACCTGC
This is a stretch of genomic DNA from Sphingobacteriales bacterium. It encodes these proteins:
- a CDS encoding RHS repeat-associated core domain-containing protein; translation: MKCNTRICFTDSDDDGTAEILQQTTYYPFGLPIEELSETFDGVGNNYQYNGKELNDDFGLHWMDYGARWYNPQINRWGQVDPLAEKFYAWNGYNYTYNNPLKHTDPDGRKPWYVNEITGEAQWRDEDVTAHVDENNTRWWNEGNTIEGVDALGNYVRGNNDGTTSNELPGVEIGGSRSVRFGEKLSEYMGYDVGLEFSIGPQLGFSLGKTDVQVGGNVELLNLSLANGANGISASNIQMNVFAEGKKWIGWWI